One Methanobacterium sp. DNA window includes the following coding sequences:
- a CDS encoding DEAD/DEAH box helicase, translating to MIILRQNKKIVELYPIGSSKGALNSRRKPVFYGSLKLKRINTQIKPYKFIVKKGDKESLFPPGEAIKILKKQNIYIVGKEPEIEEMLDSLNIKYKRTRICRHCTMGGYITIINSDVAYLFHNEYICRICAEEEIKRELIARNYDLTAFKNFKKMLDKTGDLNKVLSVFDPNFNPVKNPDLTLYDKITIKDDKNIPKLSMDDINISAEFKDILKKQGKYLLPVQSMALSNGLLEGESLLVVSATASGKTLIGELAGIPNALNGKKFMFLTPLVALANQKYRDFKKRYSKLGLKVAIRVGMSRINAKEELSIRDENIGNADIIVGTYEGLDFMLRSGGAGELGELGTVVIDEIHMLDDEERGPRLNGLIKRLNSLFDNIQVLGLSATVKNPDEIAKEFKMKLVEYDKRPVPLERHLIFANSEYEKEDIMTKLARSEYKNTSKKGFHGQTIIFTNSRRKTHSIADYLTKRNVNAAAYHAGLSYSKKNKIERDFGKQKISTVVTTAALAAGVDFPASQVIFESLTMGNKWLGPNEFSQMLGRAGRPTYHDVGKIYLIPEVGRKFDEETEDFMAVTLLESDVEPVHLEYSENAMIEQFLADISSTRIKKLEDFKNAYKNLELPLDYDSAFDILTDYGFINEKNGNVNITDYGKAVSVSFLDYKEADYIRKRLNKNPLEIAISLEPFESVYMSQRVNRRLNKILKTNISSRLFADSSMDILSSADVISKLEPNLRDPIINMQIDFLSCRCKDRPFCGCFQTEFSRKVLQKRLSKKDPVDISKKFLRDYQIHVYAGDIFSWLDSIIRMLEAIRRIAKAYKYHKTAKECSKLIKAIEN from the coding sequence ATGATAATTTTACGGCAAAACAAGAAAATTGTGGAGTTATACCCAATTGGAAGTTCAAAAGGGGCTTTAAATTCAAGAAGAAAGCCTGTTTTTTATGGATCATTAAAACTTAAAAGAATCAATACCCAAATCAAACCCTACAAATTTATAGTTAAAAAGGGCGATAAAGAATCACTATTTCCCCCTGGGGAAGCCATTAAAATCCTAAAAAAACAAAATATTTACATTGTGGGCAAAGAACCTGAAATTGAAGAGATGTTAGATTCTTTAAACATTAAATATAAACGAACCAGAATTTGCAGGCACTGTACAATGGGAGGTTATATTACAATTATAAACTCCGATGTTGCTTATTTATTCCATAATGAGTATATCTGTAGAATATGTGCTGAAGAAGAGATAAAAAGAGAATTAATAGCTCGAAATTACGATTTAACTGCTTTTAAAAATTTTAAAAAGATGCTTGATAAAACTGGTGACCTAAATAAAGTCTTAAGTGTATTTGATCCTAATTTTAATCCAGTAAAAAATCCTGATTTAACATTATACGATAAAATTACTATAAAAGATGATAAAAATATTCCAAAACTGAGTATGGATGATATAAATATTTCCGCTGAGTTTAAAGACATATTAAAGAAACAGGGAAAATATTTACTACCTGTACAATCTATGGCTCTTTCTAATGGGCTTCTTGAAGGTGAAAGTCTTCTTGTTGTTTCTGCAACTGCAAGTGGAAAGACATTAATCGGTGAACTTGCAGGAATACCTAATGCACTTAATGGCAAGAAATTCATGTTTTTAACTCCTCTTGTAGCTCTTGCAAATCAAAAATACAGAGATTTTAAAAAACGATACTCAAAATTAGGGCTTAAAGTAGCAATAAGAGTAGGTATGAGCAGAATAAATGCAAAAGAAGAGCTTTCAATTAGAGATGAAAATATTGGAAATGCAGATATCATTGTGGGAACATATGAAGGTCTGGATTTCATGCTTAGATCAGGCGGCGCAGGGGAATTAGGGGAACTGGGAACTGTTGTAATAGATGAAATACATATGCTTGATGATGAGGAACGTGGCCCTCGGCTTAATGGCCTTATAAAACGGTTAAACTCACTTTTTGATAATATACAGGTTTTAGGACTTTCTGCAACTGTGAAAAATCCTGATGAAATTGCTAAAGAGTTTAAAATGAAACTTGTAGAATATGACAAGCGTCCTGTTCCTTTAGAACGCCACCTCATATTTGCAAATTCAGAATATGAAAAAGAAGATATAATGACCAAACTTGCAAGGTCTGAATACAAAAATACCTCTAAAAAAGGATTTCATGGTCAAACTATAATATTTACAAATTCAAGAAGAAAAACACATTCTATTGCAGATTATCTTACAAAAAGAAATGTAAATGCGGCAGCGTACCATGCAGGCCTTTCCTATTCTAAAAAGAACAAAATTGAACGTGATTTTGGAAAACAGAAAATTTCTACAGTAGTTACAACTGCAGCACTTGCAGCGGGTGTAGATTTTCCGGCATCTCAAGTTATATTTGAGTCTCTTACTATGGGTAATAAATGGTTGGGGCCAAATGAGTTTTCACAAATGCTTGGAAGGGCTGGAAGACCCACTTATCATGATGTTGGTAAAATATATTTAATTCCAGAAGTTGGAAGAAAATTTGATGAAGAAACAGAGGATTTCATGGCTGTAACTTTACTTGAAAGTGATGTAGAACCAGTACATCTTGAATATTCAGAAAATGCCATGATTGAGCAATTTTTAGCTGATATTTCTTCAACCAGGATAAAAAAATTGGAAGACTTCAAAAATGCATATAAAAATCTGGAATTACCATTAGACTATGATAGCGCGTTTGATATATTAACAGACTACGGGTTCATTAATGAGAAAAATGGAAATGTCAACATAACTGATTATGGGAAAGCAGTGTCTGTATCATTTTTAGATTATAAAGAAGCAGATTATATAAGGAAACGTTTGAATAAAAACCCCCTTGAAATTGCCATTTCTCTTGAACCCTTTGAAAGTGTGTATATGTCACAAAGAGTGAATAGAAGGCTGAATAAAATACTTAAAACCAATATTTCATCTAGATTATTTGCTGATTCTTCAATGGATATTTTGTCATCAGCAGATGTAATTTCAAAACTTGAACCTAATCTTAGAGATCCTATAATAAACATGCAGATTGATTTTTTATCATGTAGATGTAAAGATAGACCATTTTGTGGTTGTTTCCAAACTGAATTTTCAAGAAAAGTACTTCAAAAACGGTTATCTAAAAAAGACCCTGTTGATATTAGTAAAAAGTTTTTAAGGGATTATCAAATACATGTTTATGCAGGAGATATATTTTCATGGCTTGATTCTATAATAAGGATGCTTGAAGCTATAAGAAGAATTGCAAAAGCATATAAATACCATAAAACAGCAAAAGAATGTTCTAAACTCATAAAGGCAATAGAAAACTAA